CGTGCGCGACGTTCATCGTGCTCCTGATCGTCGTGGCCGTGTTCGCGGGGCCGCTGTCGCACCTGGTCGGCTACTCTCCCACCGAACAGGATCGCGACTTCGGGATCACTGTCGCCGGTCTACCTGTCGCCCCCAACTCGCGTCACTGGCTCGGCACGGACAACCTCGGCCGTGACATCCTCGTCCGGATCATCTATGGCACAAGAGTTTCGCTGGTCGTTGGTGTGGCTGCTGCAGCTGCAGCGGCGTTCATCGGTGTGGTCGTCGGGCTATGCGCGGGCTACTTCGGCCCGGTGGTCGACACCATCCTGTCGCGGCTGATGGACGTGGTGTTGTCCTTCCCGTTCCTGCTGTTCGCCATCGCGCTCGTCTCGGTTGTCGGCCCCAGCGAACTGATCGAGATTGTCGTGATCGCGTTCTTCTCGTGGGCCGCCGTCGGGCGAATTGTGCGCGGCCAGACTCTGGCAATTAGAGAACGTGAGTACATCGAGGCGGCGCGCTCGCTTGGCGCGGGTGACCTGCGCATCATGGTCGTCGACGTGTTGCCCAACCTGATCGCGCCGGTGATCGTCTACGCGACACTGCTGATCCCAGTCTCAATCGTCTTCGAGGCGACCCTTTCCTACCTCGGAGTCGGCATCATTCCGCCCACGCCGAGCTGGGGCAACATGATCAGCGACGCGCAGAATTTCTATCAAGTTGGTTGGTGGTTCCTTGTCTTCCCCTGCCTGGCACTGATTCTCACGACGTTAGCGTTTAATCTGCTCGGCGACAGCGTCCGCGACGCGCTCGATCCACGGACCGAACGACTGATGGCGAGGTAGCCGAATGATTAGGTTTCTGATCCGCCGCCTCCTCACCGGTCTGATCGTGATCTGGTTGATCAGCGTTATCGTCTTCGGCATCTTCTTCATCGCGCCGACGAATGTGGCGCAGCTGCTGTTGGGCAAGTTTGCGGCACAGAACCAGCAGCTCGTGCATACGGTGACCGCCCAGCTAGGCCTCGACCAGCCGATTCAGGTGCAGTACTGGCACTTCATCGTGCGGCTGTTCCACGGCGATCTCGGCTTTTCGTACTACAGCCATGAGCCGGTCACCACGCTCATCGCCCGCGCGCTCCCGGTGACCGCGTCGCTCGCGATCGGCGCGGCCATCATCTGGGTCGTGCTTGGCGTGCTCATCGGGATACTCTCCGCTACCCGCCCTCGGACCCTGCTCGATCGCGGGGCCACGCTCTTTGCCTTGACGGGTCTGTCGTTTCCGACGTTCGTGCTCGGCCTGCTGCTGCTGTACTTCTTGTTCTTCCAGTTGCACATCAACGGCGTGGATCTGTTCCCGGGCAGCGGATACGTGCCGTTGACGCAGGACCCCGCCGGCTGGTTCTCGCACCTGATCCTGCCGTGGATCACGCTGGCCGTGGCCTCGATGGCGGTCTACGTGCGGTTGACTCGCGGGCAGATGCTCGAAGTCTACGGCGAGGACTACATCCGTACAGCGCGGGCGAAGGGTCTCTCCGACACGCGCGTGACGTTCCGACATGCTCTTCGCGCCGCGCTCGTCCCGATCGTCACCCAGTTCGGCATCGACGTCGCCGTACTACTAGGTGGTGCCATCGTCACCGAGCAGGTGTTCGGGCTCAACGGACTCGGCCGGATGTCCGTGCAGGCGGTGGTCAACCAGGATGAGCCGGTGATCATCGCGATAGTGCTGCTAGCCGCAGTGTTTGTCGTGCTCGCGAACATCATTGTCGACTTGCTCTACGCCGTACTCGATCCGCGGGTGCGCCTGACATAGCGTCAGTTCCCCCGATCCGTCGCGAATGGCCGGCGATCCGTCGCGAATGTCCGCCCGTCCGTCACGAATGGCCGGCGATCCGTCACGAATGTCCGTCCGTCCGTCACGAATGGCCGGCGATCCGTCACGAAGTCGCGGACTGACGCAGCGGCCTAGCCGAGCGTGGGCACCTTGCCGGCAGACGGGTTGGCGGCCTCGTACGCCGCCCCGATGCGCAGGACAGTCGGCTCGGCGAACGGCTTGCCAAGGATCTGCAGCCCGATCGGCAGGCCGTCGTTGCTGAGCCCGCACGGCACCGACAATCCCGGCAGGCCAGTCAGATTGCCCGGCGCGGAGGTCCGCACATAGGCATTGATGACCGGCTCCTCGACGCCCCAGTTGAAGGTGTCCTGGCCGACGCGGGCGGCGGTCGAGGGCAGGGTCGGCGCGAGTACGGCGTCGAGCCCCTCGAACATGTCTCGCCAGCCGTCCTGGATCAAGGTGCGCACGCGCAGCGCCTTGATGTAGTCAGTCGCGAGCATGAGCTCGCCGGCGTCGAGGAAGACTCGTACGTCGTCGGTGTAGAGGTCGGCCTTCTCGCGCAACAGTTTCTGGTGGTACGCGCTTGCCTCGGGCACGAGGATCCCGAACTCCACCGACATATAGGTCTCGGTCATCGGAAGCTCGATCTCGCGGACCTGCGCGCCGAGACCTGTGAGTACGTCGACCGCGGCGCGTACGGCGGACTCCACCTCGAGGTCGATGTTGTCGAAGAAGTAGTTGGTGGGCAGGCCGAAGACCATGCCTTTCACGCCCGAGTCGAGTCCGGCGGTGAAGTCGGGTACCGGCTCGTCGACCGTCCCCGGGTCGGCGCGGTCGTAACCGGCGAGCACATTCATCATCAGGGCCGCGTCATGCACGGTGCGGGTGATCGGGCCGACGTGATCGAGCGCCCAGCTCAGCGACGTTATGCCACGCCGAGAGACGCGGCCGTACGTCGGTTTCAGGCCGACCGTGCCGCACGCGGCCGACGGGATGCGGATCGAGCCGCCGGTGTCGGTGCCGATCGCGCCGTGGCACATCTGGGAGGCGATGGCCGCCGCGGACCCGCCACTGGAGCCGCCCGGTATGTGGTCGAGGTTCCACGGGTTACGAGTCGTCGGGGTGATGACGCCGTACGCGAACTCGTGCGTATGCGTCTTGCCGACGAGTACGGCGCCGGCACCGCTAAGCCGCTCGACCACCGCCGCGTCGGCGTTGGGCACGTTGTCTGCCCGAGTCTTCGAACTTGACGTGGTCGCGATGCCCGCCGTGTCGACCAAGTCCTTGACGCCGACCGTCACGCCATGCAGCGCGCCGCGGTAGTTGCCCGCGGCGATGTCGTCGGCGGCCCGCTTCGCGTCGGCCATTGCGCGATCGGCGGTCACCGCGGCGAACGCGCCGACTCTGCCGTCCACCGCTTCGATTCGACCGAGCACAGACTCTGCGAGCTCGACGGGGGAGAGTTCTTTGCTGCCGATCTTCTCGGCGGCTTCAGTCAGCGTCAGCTCGTATGGATGCATGCCGATCACACCCACCGAGCGTTGAAGCTGCTAGCCGGGGGTACGTCGCCCAGTTCGATCCCGTCGAGGAGGTCGACAAGGCCGTGGACCATATCCAGCGCCGGTGCGACGGCCTCCTTGCGCGCGTCGCTGAGATCCAGACGCGCCATTTTGGCGGCCTCCTCAAGTGGCTGTCCGCTGATACTTGGTCGTTGCGCCATGTGACTCCGCCTCACGTCCGTGTCCGGCGGCCGGTAGCCGTCGGGCCCTGCGTCGGATTCTCACACAGATGTGCCTGCCTGTCGAAGGGCCCGCGGTGCCGACAAGGGGTTTGAACTCGGCGTCGAAAGACTCCCGAAACCGCCCCGCGCCTGCTATTCGATACGCCGATGTTCGTGAAGATCTTCGATATTCGCTAGGGTCGGCGTACCGGGTCCTGCACGCGTCGACGTCGGGGCAAGATACTGAAAAGGGTGCTTCGTGGGCAATACCAGTAACTCCGACTCCATTGGCACAAGCCGGGCATACAAGACGATCATCGTGGAGAACGGCGGCGACGGCGTCACGACGCTGACGTTCAACCGTCCGGCCACGATGAACGCCTACACCTCAGAGATGTGCGCCGAGATCAATGACGCGCTGTTGGCCTTTACCGCTAACGACGCGCAGCGAGCACTGATCATCACCGGCACCGGCAAAGGGTTTTGCACCGGAGGCGACCTCAAGAGCTCTGACGGCGCCGCGGAGCGTCAGCTGGGGCACGCCATTGTCATGCGTGAAGGGATGCATCCGGTCATTCGCACGCTGCATTCTATGGATAAGCCGACTATTGCGGCGGTGAACGGTGCCGCCGTGGCTGGCGGTCTCGCGCTCGCCGCGGCGTGTGACTTCCGGATCGCGGCCCGGTCCGCGCGACTGGGCGACACCGCCGTACGCGTTGGTCTGCTGTCGGACGAAGGTGGGCCGTGGCTTTTCCAGCGGCTGATCGGTCTCGAGGCGACAAAACGGATGAGCCTGCTCGGGGAGATTTACGACGCCGAAGAAGCTCACCGACTCGGGCTCGTCGGTCAGGTCGTCGACGATGACGTCCTCATCGAGACTGCCCGCGCGATGGCCGGCAAACTCGCTGCCGGTGCACCGCTGTCGATCCGGCTCAACAATCGAATGATCGACCGGGCCTCGACCAGCACTCTCGACGAGTGTCTCGACAACGCGGCGCTATCGGTAATGATCTCCAATGACTCCGAAGACTCACGCGAGGGCACCGATGCCTTCCGCACTCGTCGTACGCCGACCTTCAACGGCCGCTAAGCAACAGTTAGGTAGACAATCATGACCTCCGTGGAAACAAAACCGGTATTACTCGAGATCGATGACGCGATCGCGACCGTAACCCTCAACCGCCCCGACAAGCTCAACACCTTCTCGGAGCCGTTGATGGACAACTTGCTCACGGCGCTCGAGGAGGTCTCCGGCAACGACGACGTGCGGGTACTCATCCTGACCGGCTCGGGGCGGGCGTTTAGCGCCGGCGGCGACCTCGGCAACATTTCAGGCAACGAAGGCCCTCCGAAGTCGCAGACGCCCATCCCCACGGCAATCAATACCCTGCGAGCCCGCGTGCGCGTCGTGCAGATGTTGCACGACATGCCCAAAGTAACGATCGCGGCGATCAACGGTGCCTGCGCCGGCGCCGGGCTGTCGCTCGCCGCGGCCTGCGATATCCGTTATGCCTCAAGCAAAGCGGCATTCAACACCGCGTTCCTCACCGCAGGTCTGTCCGGTGACTTCGGCATCTCGTGGACGTTTCAGCGGCTGGTCGGCCCCTCGAGGGCTCGCGAGCTGATGTTTGCTGCTGAGAAGTTCACCGCCGCGCGCGCACTCGAGATCGGTCTGGTGTCCGACGTACGCGAACCCGATGAACTCATGCCATTTGTCGCGTCCCGTGCGGTGTTGATGGCCACCCGCTCTCCATTGGCGTTGGCCGCGATGAAGGGCTGCCTCAACGGTGCCCAGGACCAGACATTCGCCACTGCGCTGGACAACGAGATCGCCGCGCACGTGCAGGTCGGCCGAACGGAGGACTGCCGGGAAGCTGCTTCGGCGTTCCTCGAAAAGCGCGCCCCTGTCTTCAAGGGCCGCTAGGCAGCTGCGGTACGACGATTGGTGTCAGCAGCCTTGTCGCGCCCAAGCAATTCTCCGGCAGCATGCTACTAATGTAGTGGTTGCTACTACATTGACGGGCCCACCGGAGGCGGGATGACTCAGACGCCAGCCCGCCGTGGACGCCCGCCCGGGTCCGACACCGGCGACACCCAGAAGCGAATTCTCGACTCCGCGACCAAGTTGTTTGCCAGGCAAGGATTCCACGGCACCAGCGTCTCGGAGATCTGCAAGATGGCCGACGTGCAGTCCGGCGCCTTGTACTACCACATCAAGTCCAAAGACGAACTGCTCTGGCAGATCCTTAGCTCGTACATCGCGAATATGTATGAAAACACTCGACGTACCGTGGCGGCGTACGACGATCCTGAGCACCGCCTGCGTGCAATGGTGCGCGATCACGTCACCCACATCATTCGATATCGGCGCGCAGTCACGATTGAGTTGCGGGACCGTGACGCATTATCGAAGGCGCATCAAGACGAGTTTCAGCAGGCCCGAGATGACGTGCAGCAGTTCTGGCAGCAGGCGCTCGAGGACGGCGTACGCGCGGGAGTCTTCCGCTCGGACGACCGGGTGATCACCAACTCGATGCTGAGCATGGTCAGCCTGGTATCGCAGTGGTATCGGACGCGCGGCGCACATACGAGCGCCGAGGTCGCCGACATAATCGCCGACTTCCTGATCGCCGGCCTGCAGGTACCTCCGGGCGCATAGCGAACCGCGAGGATCGGTTGGGTATCGGTCAGGTTGCGGACTGAAGAGTGATCTTGAACATATGTTAAGTCTCTGCTAGTCATTAATGGATCGCCCAGTACATTATGGCGGCGCATTCGCATTGAGCGAGTGCGCCGACGATTCGACAGGCAGCTTTGCCTCGACGTATTCACGGAAGGTTCCGATCTCGATGCGCCATCGTTTCCGATTTACCGCCGCGCTCCTGGCGACTGGTCTCCTCGTCGCCGGCTGTGGTGATGCGCCGAAGAAGGCGACAAAGGCGACCGACGAGTATCCCACCTCGATCGACCTGAAAAAGGGTTTCGACCCGAATGCGAACTTCACCTACGGCTACGTCCAGTACGC
This window of the Antricoccus suffuscus genome carries:
- a CDS encoding ABC transporter permease, with the translated sequence MSATELTTTGPVQTPPAGQPVAGRSPWQIAWARLRRDKVAVACATFIVLLIVVAVFAGPLSHLVGYSPTEQDRDFGITVAGLPVAPNSRHWLGTDNLGRDILVRIIYGTRVSLVVGVAAAAAAAFIGVVVGLCAGYFGPVVDTILSRLMDVVLSFPFLLFAIALVSVVGPSELIEIVVIAFFSWAAVGRIVRGQTLAIREREYIEAARSLGAGDLRIMVVDVLPNLIAPVIVYATLLIPVSIVFEATLSYLGVGIIPPTPSWGNMISDAQNFYQVGWWFLVFPCLALILTTLAFNLLGDSVRDALDPRTERLMAR
- a CDS encoding ABC transporter permease: MIRFLIRRLLTGLIVIWLISVIVFGIFFIAPTNVAQLLLGKFAAQNQQLVHTVTAQLGLDQPIQVQYWHFIVRLFHGDLGFSYYSHEPVTTLIARALPVTASLAIGAAIIWVVLGVLIGILSATRPRTLLDRGATLFALTGLSFPTFVLGLLLLYFLFFQLHINGVDLFPGSGYVPLTQDPAGWFSHLILPWITLAVASMAVYVRLTRGQMLEVYGEDYIRTARAKGLSDTRVTFRHALRAALVPIVTQFGIDVAVLLGGAIVTEQVFGLNGLGRMSVQAVVNQDEPVIIAIVLLAAVFVVLANIIVDLLYAVLDPRVRLT
- a CDS encoding amidase gives rise to the protein MHPYELTLTEAAEKIGSKELSPVELAESVLGRIEAVDGRVGAFAAVTADRAMADAKRAADDIAAGNYRGALHGVTVGVKDLVDTAGIATTSSSKTRADNVPNADAAVVERLSGAGAVLVGKTHTHEFAYGVITPTTRNPWNLDHIPGGSSGGSAAAIASQMCHGAIGTDTGGSIRIPSAACGTVGLKPTYGRVSRRGITSLSWALDHVGPITRTVHDAALMMNVLAGYDRADPGTVDEPVPDFTAGLDSGVKGMVFGLPTNYFFDNIDLEVESAVRAAVDVLTGLGAQVREIELPMTETYMSVEFGILVPEASAYHQKLLREKADLYTDDVRVFLDAGELMLATDYIKALRVRTLIQDGWRDMFEGLDAVLAPTLPSTAARVGQDTFNWGVEEPVINAYVRTSAPGNLTGLPGLSVPCGLSNDGLPIGLQILGKPFAEPTVLRIGAAYEAANPSAGKVPTLG
- a CDS encoding enoyl-CoA hydratase/isomerase family protein; the encoded protein is MGNTSNSDSIGTSRAYKTIIVENGGDGVTTLTFNRPATMNAYTSEMCAEINDALLAFTANDAQRALIITGTGKGFCTGGDLKSSDGAAERQLGHAIVMREGMHPVIRTLHSMDKPTIAAVNGAAVAGGLALAAACDFRIAARSARLGDTAVRVGLLSDEGGPWLFQRLIGLEATKRMSLLGEIYDAEEAHRLGLVGQVVDDDVLIETARAMAGKLAAGAPLSIRLNNRMIDRASTSTLDECLDNAALSVMISNDSEDSREGTDAFRTRRTPTFNGR
- a CDS encoding enoyl-CoA hydratase/isomerase family protein; this translates as MTSVETKPVLLEIDDAIATVTLNRPDKLNTFSEPLMDNLLTALEEVSGNDDVRVLILTGSGRAFSAGGDLGNISGNEGPPKSQTPIPTAINTLRARVRVVQMLHDMPKVTIAAINGACAGAGLSLAAACDIRYASSKAAFNTAFLTAGLSGDFGISWTFQRLVGPSRARELMFAAEKFTAARALEIGLVSDVREPDELMPFVASRAVLMATRSPLALAAMKGCLNGAQDQTFATALDNEIAAHVQVGRTEDCREAASAFLEKRAPVFKGR
- a CDS encoding TetR/AcrR family transcriptional regulator, whose amino-acid sequence is MTQTPARRGRPPGSDTGDTQKRILDSATKLFARQGFHGTSVSEICKMADVQSGALYYHIKSKDELLWQILSSYIANMYENTRRTVAAYDDPEHRLRAMVRDHVTHIIRYRRAVTIELRDRDALSKAHQDEFQQARDDVQQFWQQALEDGVRAGVFRSDDRVITNSMLSMVSLVSQWYRTRGAHTSAEVADIIADFLIAGLQVPPGA